In Alteromonas mediterranea DE, a single genomic region encodes these proteins:
- the putA gene encoding bifunctional proline dehydrogenase/L-glutamate gamma-semialdehyde dehydrogenase PutA — protein sequence MLINDTLHTTSPLRQRIRDYYRISESVAVDQILPIAEVNPRARSRAWERARKMVLQIRREQEGHGGVDALLNEYSLSTAEGVVLMCLAEALLRVPDRATQDELIRDKLSKGQWTPHLGNSDSLFVNASAWGLLFTGNMVNYADKRKKEQFGLLKQTIGRLGEPVIRRAMNIAMRVMGRQFVMGETIEDAVDRAKEKETKGYVYSYDMLGEGARTMRDADRYYDAYVKAIKVIGKAANGRGPKRSPGISVKLSAIHPRFEFSHRERAMVDIPPRLKALCMMAKEYDIGLTVDAEEADRLELSLDIIEAVFRDDDLNGWTGFGLAVQAYQKRAIHVIEHLRNLTLEVGRPLMVRLVKGAYWDTEIKLTQQAGLEEFPVFTRKSSTDVSYHACANRLLEYRDTIYPQFATHNAYTASVIVELAGDDKEGFEFQCLHGMGDTLYDQVVTEDKIQCRVYAPVGEHEDLLAYLVRRLLENGANSSFVNAIVDDEKPVESLLEDPVEKTQRLKVRYNKLIKTPRGLYAPERDNSRGLDLTDTNAVTALKHELERWQDYYKVTDEVPEGATPVLSPTDHTDIVGYHYYATPDDMRKALDDTDAGFEAWSKRDVSERAEILNRTADALERHMAELIAICMREAGKVAQDSIDEVREAVDFCRYYAVRAEELAEDQRLLPRGVVLCISPWNFPLAIFLGQVAAALVTGNTVVAKPAEQTSIVAQRAVDIMHSVGLPEDALKLIVSPGKEVGETLLPDERIKAVMFTGSTQTGTLISQVLAERGGEQVPLIAETGGQNCMMVDSTALPEQVVDDVIHSGFQSAGQRCSALRVLFVQDDIADELTEMLIGALKELTVGDPTQLATDVGPVIDEKALKSLTDHQDYMEGKGKLLYRSEMPKGFENGTFFAPTLYEIENIDVLEREVFGPVVHIVRFKSKELDNVLEQINGTGYGLTMGIHSRIEERANELAAKSRAGNVYINRNMIGAIVGVQPFGGRGLSGTGPKAGGPNYLPRLMMERATPKPSHIDDVDGTDAALIGDEKIAERAHVMMDKAKAVEIQWRHTPINDRISMVRQLLAKIAKVDIVDDLADDLNRTLATARQQLTSVERKLAKAQTLPGPTGESNKLYLEPRGILVCFADKEVTFEYWLLSIVTALSTGNPVVSVVSEIFYEEAVEIQNKFESTGAPKGLFQVARLAHLDTLLMDEDLSGVVVDSSTERTARITAMLSSREGAILPVITAEYNDNLIQRLMTEKTISIDTTASGGNTSLMTLVEDDE from the coding sequence ATGCTCATAAACGATACACTTCATACTACTTCACCGCTACGCCAGCGTATCAGAGACTACTATCGCATTAGCGAGTCTGTGGCTGTAGACCAAATTCTTCCCATTGCCGAGGTAAACCCTCGTGCACGAAGCCGTGCGTGGGAACGTGCACGTAAGATGGTGCTTCAAATTCGCCGTGAACAAGAAGGCCACGGTGGCGTAGATGCGTTATTAAACGAATACTCGCTATCTACTGCAGAAGGCGTAGTGTTGATGTGTTTGGCTGAAGCCTTACTGCGTGTACCAGATCGCGCGACACAAGATGAACTCATCCGAGACAAACTTTCAAAAGGGCAGTGGACACCACATTTGGGGAATTCTGACTCTCTGTTTGTGAACGCGTCAGCATGGGGCCTGTTGTTCACTGGCAACATGGTCAATTATGCCGACAAGCGTAAAAAAGAGCAGTTTGGCTTATTGAAGCAAACGATTGGCCGTTTAGGTGAGCCTGTTATTCGCCGAGCAATGAATATTGCAATGCGCGTTATGGGCCGTCAATTCGTCATGGGTGAAACTATCGAGGATGCGGTAGACCGCGCCAAAGAGAAAGAAACGAAAGGGTATGTGTACTCTTACGATATGCTAGGTGAAGGCGCGCGTACCATGCGTGATGCTGACCGCTATTATGACGCATACGTAAAGGCTATCAAGGTTATCGGTAAAGCGGCAAATGGCCGTGGTCCGAAACGCTCTCCGGGTATTTCCGTGAAGCTTTCTGCTATTCATCCGCGCTTTGAATTCTCTCATCGCGAGCGTGCCATGGTCGACATTCCACCGCGCTTAAAAGCCCTTTGTATGATGGCAAAAGAGTATGATATCGGTCTAACAGTAGATGCTGAAGAAGCCGACCGCTTAGAGCTTTCTTTAGACATTATTGAAGCGGTGTTCCGCGATGACGATCTCAACGGCTGGACTGGCTTTGGTTTGGCGGTGCAAGCTTATCAAAAGCGCGCAATTCACGTTATCGAACATTTACGTAACCTAACGTTAGAAGTGGGCCGACCATTGATGGTGCGCTTAGTTAAGGGTGCATATTGGGATACCGAAATTAAGCTTACCCAGCAGGCGGGCCTTGAAGAGTTTCCTGTATTTACTCGTAAGTCGTCAACAGATGTGTCGTATCACGCCTGTGCGAACCGCTTGCTTGAGTACCGCGATACTATCTATCCGCAGTTTGCTACGCACAACGCCTACACCGCTTCTGTTATCGTAGAGCTTGCTGGCGACGATAAAGAAGGGTTCGAATTTCAATGCCTGCACGGCATGGGCGATACCCTTTACGATCAAGTCGTGACAGAAGATAAGATTCAGTGCCGTGTTTATGCGCCGGTGGGAGAGCATGAAGACTTATTGGCTTATCTTGTTCGTCGTCTTCTTGAAAATGGAGCGAACTCGTCGTTTGTAAACGCTATTGTTGATGATGAAAAGCCTGTTGAGTCACTACTTGAAGACCCGGTAGAGAAAACGCAGCGCCTCAAAGTTCGCTACAATAAGCTTATTAAAACGCCTCGTGGTTTGTACGCGCCAGAGCGTGATAACTCACGTGGTTTAGACCTTACTGACACCAACGCGGTTACTGCACTTAAGCATGAACTAGAGCGTTGGCAGGATTACTACAAAGTCACCGATGAGGTGCCAGAAGGGGCAACACCTGTACTTAGCCCAACCGACCATACTGACATTGTTGGTTATCATTACTACGCTACGCCAGACGACATGCGTAAGGCGCTAGACGACACAGATGCAGGTTTTGAAGCTTGGTCGAAGCGAGATGTCAGCGAAAGGGCAGAAATTCTTAATCGTACGGCAGATGCGCTAGAGCGTCACATGGCCGAGCTTATTGCTATTTGTATGCGTGAAGCGGGTAAAGTAGCGCAAGATAGCATCGACGAAGTCCGTGAAGCGGTAGATTTTTGTCGTTATTATGCAGTACGCGCCGAAGAGCTTGCTGAAGATCAGCGTTTACTTCCCCGTGGTGTGGTGCTGTGTATTAGCCCATGGAACTTCCCACTGGCAATTTTCCTAGGACAAGTTGCCGCCGCGCTTGTTACGGGGAACACGGTAGTGGCTAAGCCTGCAGAGCAAACCAGTATCGTTGCGCAGCGCGCAGTCGATATTATGCACTCGGTAGGTTTACCCGAAGATGCATTGAAGCTAATTGTATCGCCAGGTAAAGAAGTCGGTGAAACGCTGCTGCCTGATGAGCGTATTAAAGCCGTCATGTTCACGGGCTCAACGCAAACCGGTACGCTAATTTCGCAAGTATTGGCAGAGCGAGGTGGTGAGCAGGTACCGCTTATTGCAGAAACCGGCGGTCAAAACTGTATGATGGTAGACTCAACGGCCTTGCCAGAGCAGGTGGTTGACGATGTAATCCATTCTGGGTTCCAAAGTGCGGGCCAGCGATGTTCAGCACTGCGCGTGTTGTTTGTTCAAGACGACATTGCCGATGAACTAACCGAAATGTTAATCGGCGCACTTAAAGAGCTAACGGTGGGAGATCCCACGCAGCTAGCTACCGACGTCGGCCCGGTTATTGACGAAAAAGCACTGAAAAGCCTGACAGACCACCAAGACTATATGGAAGGTAAAGGTAAGTTGCTCTATCGCAGTGAAATGCCAAAAGGGTTTGAAAACGGTACGTTCTTCGCGCCTACGCTTTATGAAATTGAAAATATCGATGTTCTTGAGCGAGAAGTATTTGGACCGGTTGTTCATATTGTTCGCTTTAAGTCAAAAGAGCTCGACAACGTGCTTGAGCAAATCAATGGTACAGGTTACGGCCTGACGATGGGTATTCACTCGCGCATTGAAGAGCGTGCTAACGAGTTAGCAGCGAAGAGCCGTGCGGGCAACGTTTATATCAACCGCAATATGATTGGGGCAATTGTTGGCGTTCAGCCCTTTGGTGGGCGCGGGCTTTCTGGTACTGGTCCGAAAGCCGGTGGTCCAAACTATCTGCCTCGTCTAATGATGGAACGCGCCACACCCAAGCCGTCTCATATCGATGATGTAGATGGTACCGATGCAGCGCTTATCGGGGATGAGAAAATTGCCGAGCGTGCCCACGTAATGATGGACAAGGCTAAAGCCGTTGAAATCCAATGGCGTCACACGCCTATCAACGATCGCATCTCAATGGTACGCCAATTATTGGCTAAAATTGCCAAGGTAGATATTGTCGATGACTTGGCCGACGACTTGAACCGCACGTTGGCAACGGCTCGTCAGCAATTAACCAGCGTAGAGCGTAAATTGGCTAAAGCTCAGACTTTGCCTGGCCCAACGGGTGAATCCAACAAGCTTTACTTAGAGCCGCGCGGTATCCTGGTATGTTTCGCCGATAAAGAAGTAACGTTTGAATACTGGTTGCTGTCTATTGTCACTGCGCTTTCTACCGGTAACCCCGTAGTGTCAGTCGTCTCTGAAATCTTCTATGAAGAAGCTGTAGAAATTCAGAACAAGTTTGAGTCAACGGGTGCCCCGAAGGGATTATTCCAAGTCGCTCGTCTTGCGCATTTAGATACGCTATTAATGGATGAAGACTTATCGGGTGTGGTTGTTGACTCAAGTACTGAGCGTACGGCGCGTATCACGGCTATGCTGTCGTCGCGCGAAGGGGCTATCTTGCCGGTTATTACCGCCGAGTATAACGATAACCTTATTCAGCGCTTGATGACTGAGAAAACCATCAGTATCGATACTACGGCATCCGGTGGCAACACCTCGTTGATGACCTTAGTAGAAGATGATGAATAA
- a CDS encoding TIGR04211 family SH3 domain-containing protein yields the protein MIRKWLAAALIACSFQAFSLQDIADLEASSSHYIRDDLFIFVHTGPGRNYRILGSIEAGTPITVLARDNDAEFTQITDPEGRKGWVESKFVSNTMSQAEQLPIISEKLAESQSSLQTLQSDNAKLRQQLNDARQQVSKLTTTNDEQASQIIRLTAKVESANKDELVMWFTRGGIVAGIGILLGVMLTYLPKRKRRSSEWM from the coding sequence ATGATTCGAAAGTGGTTAGCAGCAGCCCTTATTGCGTGCTCTTTTCAAGCATTTTCGCTACAAGATATCGCTGATTTAGAAGCGTCTTCTTCACATTACATTCGAGATGACTTATTTATCTTCGTGCATACTGGGCCTGGCCGTAATTACCGTATTTTAGGGTCAATTGAAGCAGGTACCCCCATTACGGTACTTGCTAGAGATAACGATGCCGAGTTCACACAAATTACCGATCCGGAAGGTCGTAAAGGCTGGGTAGAAAGTAAATTTGTGTCGAATACTATGTCACAAGCAGAGCAGCTTCCTATCATCAGCGAGAAACTGGCAGAGAGCCAGAGCAGTCTGCAGACCTTACAGTCTGACAACGCAAAGCTCCGTCAGCAGCTAAACGATGCACGTCAGCAAGTATCGAAACTTACCACGACGAATGACGAGCAAGCCTCGCAAATTATTCGTTTAACGGCGAAGGTTGAAAGCGCGAATAAAGATGAGCTAGTAATGTGGTTTACCCGCGGCGGAATAGTGGCTGGCATCGGTATTTTGCTAGGCGTAATGCTAACCTATCTGCCAAAGCGCAAGCGCCGAAGCAGTGAATGGATGTAA
- a CDS encoding inorganic triphosphatase — protein MSEIELKFVTGDDAHQAFTQRVLPLFEKHRIQVNSHREMRLENDYYDTEKLDFQNQKMGFRVRGNNGEYEQTLKTNGVVSGGLHKRMEYNVSLEKSQPDLALFDESVWPQGWDVSAKNASLSKQFSTHFTRNAYVVALDDSEVEIVLDCGKASTEKASSPINEIELELMSGDINTLFTLAVLINDNMPVRLSDVSKAAQGYQLLHGFNAKIRHLPDFLALEDTTTTEEAFSRAVQTALAHWQHHEHVFCESGSIKMLAEVAKSVRLLLQSVSLYLPVLQCPELLALHKKLVAHAQKWGWQDDLQSLRYLLSKKSMFSKTLSKHPAVVSYLQGRQTGLMQAHEPEKLFFDNDATDIKLHAISLIQNKPWQKEATGYDHPVLDHAKGWLSQGWQTVQQSMPLSKTMGPVNYSAVEIMLRQTLWSGFLLGDLFVEERGNFRAPWLDLLTGIDELNALLMLKQSIDDAEVDSHDEVRKWTAEKLSTLIRIMERTRTVAMQRDVYW, from the coding sequence ATGTCAGAAATAGAATTAAAATTTGTTACAGGTGACGACGCGCACCAAGCGTTTACGCAACGGGTCCTTCCTCTTTTTGAAAAACACCGTATCCAAGTTAACTCGCATCGCGAAATGCGCTTGGAAAACGACTATTACGATACCGAAAAGCTCGATTTTCAAAATCAAAAAATGGGCTTTAGAGTACGTGGGAATAATGGTGAGTACGAACAAACCCTAAAAACGAACGGCGTGGTTAGCGGCGGCCTGCACAAACGTATGGAATATAATGTCAGCCTTGAAAAATCACAGCCTGACCTTGCCCTGTTTGATGAAAGCGTATGGCCACAAGGCTGGGATGTATCGGCTAAAAACGCAAGTCTCTCAAAGCAGTTTAGCACCCACTTTACGCGCAATGCTTATGTAGTTGCACTTGATGACAGTGAGGTTGAAATCGTGCTGGATTGCGGCAAAGCCAGCACTGAAAAAGCCAGCTCACCTATAAATGAAATTGAACTTGAGCTAATGTCGGGTGATATTAATACCCTGTTTACTCTAGCGGTATTGATAAATGACAACATGCCGGTAAGGCTGAGCGATGTGTCGAAAGCGGCCCAGGGTTATCAACTGCTGCATGGCTTTAATGCGAAAATTCGTCACTTACCTGATTTTCTCGCGCTAGAAGATACCACCACAACAGAAGAAGCATTTAGCCGAGCGGTGCAAACTGCGCTTGCGCATTGGCAGCATCACGAGCACGTATTCTGTGAAAGCGGGTCGATAAAAATGCTCGCGGAAGTCGCCAAAAGTGTACGTCTGTTGCTGCAAAGCGTTTCACTGTATCTTCCTGTCCTTCAATGCCCCGAATTATTGGCGCTGCACAAAAAACTCGTCGCTCATGCGCAGAAATGGGGATGGCAGGACGACCTTCAAAGCCTGCGTTACTTGCTGTCTAAAAAGAGCATGTTTAGTAAAACACTAAGTAAGCACCCCGCGGTGGTAAGTTATCTACAAGGCAGACAAACGGGGCTTATGCAGGCCCACGAACCTGAAAAGCTGTTTTTTGATAACGATGCTACCGACATTAAGTTGCATGCAATTAGCCTTATTCAAAACAAACCTTGGCAGAAAGAAGCGACAGGCTATGACCACCCCGTGCTCGACCACGCTAAAGGTTGGCTTTCACAAGGTTGGCAGACAGTACAGCAGAGCATGCCGTTAAGTAAAACCATGGGGCCAGTGAATTATAGTGCGGTGGAAATCATGTTGCGCCAAACCTTGTGGAGCGGCTTCTTACTTGGTGACTTGTTTGTTGAAGAACGCGGCAATTTCCGCGCGCCCTGGCTCGATTTGCTAACCGGCATTGATGAGCTTAACGCACTTTTAATGCTTAAGCAGTCGATAGATGATGCCGAGGTAGACTCCCATGACGAGGTTCGTAAATGGACCGCAGAAAAGCTCAGCACGCTAATACGTATTATGGAACGTACACGCACCGTCGCTATGCAACGTGATGTTTACTGGTAG
- a CDS encoding AraC family transcriptional regulator, with translation MTSAIFSYCLYALLGVYAVGVVRLFVQKVNLSSTRWLIGAFVCWPLFMLDEWLRLAHATDLAVIYGLSDVFAVLAITCCYRAIKPMLLAYPTARKRLWWPVVVTALFQCTVLLIPVEDKQRWLLSSPHGEPLVLWPAYIASLLTGFSVLLIGILITEHIQMYHRHLPEQAVDIKNLKMPKLAGVMGSLVGVAFMSILLVTAATFGFFPVPFWESFHHLMLGTAILIVLFSLTFIRRTSPSPLDYERLDEGKATPYEISSIISKAERYTLESKAYKTRFLTLSAFCKGADIDPTSLALALQLSERKNFRRFIFHYRLEYAKNVLLRSDAKLEAVAKRIGVNSEKFLSEYLVKHLHTPSQKK, from the coding sequence ATGACCTCAGCTATCTTTAGTTATTGTCTTTACGCACTATTGGGTGTGTATGCCGTAGGGGTTGTGCGTCTGTTCGTACAAAAAGTTAATTTAAGCAGTACGCGTTGGCTTATTGGCGCTTTTGTGTGCTGGCCACTTTTCATGTTAGACGAATGGCTCCGTCTCGCTCATGCTACTGATCTAGCGGTTATTTACGGGCTGTCAGACGTTTTTGCTGTTTTAGCCATTACCTGCTGTTACCGTGCGATAAAGCCAATGTTACTGGCCTACCCAACGGCAAGAAAACGTCTGTGGTGGCCTGTTGTGGTCACTGCACTTTTTCAATGCACCGTATTGCTGATCCCCGTAGAGGATAAACAGCGGTGGCTGTTGTCGTCACCGCACGGCGAGCCCTTGGTTTTGTGGCCAGCGTATATCGCCTCACTGCTTACAGGGTTTAGCGTACTGCTAATTGGTATTCTTATTACCGAACATATTCAAATGTATCACAGGCACCTTCCTGAGCAGGCAGTAGATATTAAAAATTTAAAAATGCCAAAGCTAGCTGGGGTGATGGGCAGCTTGGTCGGTGTCGCGTTTATGAGTATTTTACTAGTAACGGCGGCGACCTTTGGTTTTTTTCCCGTTCCGTTTTGGGAAAGCTTTCATCACCTAATGTTAGGTACTGCAATATTAATCGTGTTGTTTTCATTAACCTTTATTCGCCGTACGTCGCCATCCCCCCTTGATTACGAACGCTTAGATGAAGGCAAAGCGACGCCCTATGAAATTAGCAGTATTATTTCAAAAGCCGAGCGCTATACGTTGGAATCGAAAGCGTATAAAACCCGCTTTCTTACGCTGAGCGCGTTTTGCAAAGGGGCTGATATCGACCCTACGTCGTTAGCCCTGGCTCTACAGCTTTCAGAGAGAAAGAACTTTAGGCGGTTTATTTTTCATTATCGTCTTGAGTATGCGAAAAATGTGCTGCTGCGCAGTGATGCTAAACTTGAAGCGGTGGCAAAACGTATAGGTGTGAATTCAGAAAAGTTCTTAAGCGAATATCTGGTCAAGCACTTACACACTCCCTCTCAAAAGAAGTAG
- the mutH gene encoding DNA mismatch repair endonuclease MutH yields the protein MQPPASPPSSPDSLLKRCHAIAGLTLGELAEMAHVAIPANLQRHKGWPGMLIEKWLGASAGSKPQQDFPELGIELKTIPIDANFSPLETTYVCFAPLLMSPGITWETSNVRNKLQQVLWLPIEGDRAIPLAERRVATGFYWRPNEHEDALLRHDWEELVEYIATGQVESITSRQGEALHIRPKAANGKVLTDALGPEGQRIKTRPRGFYLRKTFTQQILMNAFGG from the coding sequence ATGCAACCACCAGCCTCTCCCCCCTCTTCGCCAGATAGTCTTTTAAAGCGTTGTCACGCGATTGCCGGGCTGACGCTTGGAGAATTAGCTGAAATGGCCCATGTTGCTATACCGGCAAACCTGCAGCGCCACAAAGGGTGGCCAGGCATGCTAATTGAGAAGTGGTTAGGGGCTAGCGCAGGTTCAAAGCCACAGCAGGATTTTCCAGAGCTCGGTATCGAGCTTAAAACTATTCCTATCGACGCTAACTTCTCACCCTTAGAAACCACCTATGTATGCTTTGCGCCCCTTTTAATGTCGCCAGGTATCACATGGGAAACCTCAAACGTTCGCAATAAGCTTCAGCAGGTGCTGTGGTTGCCCATTGAAGGTGACAGAGCTATCCCTCTTGCCGAGCGGCGTGTGGCGACGGGTTTTTATTGGCGCCCTAATGAACACGAAGACGCCCTACTCAGGCATGACTGGGAGGAACTGGTTGAGTACATTGCAACCGGGCAAGTCGAGTCAATCACTTCCCGGCAAGGTGAAGCTCTCCACATACGTCCGAAAGCGGCTAACGGAAAAGTGCTGACCGATGCATTAGGGCCAGAAGGGCAGCGCATTAAAACCCGGCCGCGAGGGTTCTATTTGCGTAAAACCTTTACGCAACAGATTTTAATGAATGCCTTTGGCGGATAA
- the rppH gene encoding RNA pyrophosphohydrolase, whose protein sequence is MIDADGFRANVGIVICNKMGQVFWARRYGQHSWQFPQGGIDEGESAEQAMYRELHEEVGLTPKDVTILSVTRNWLRYKLPKRLIRQGSNPVCIGQKQKWFLLQLDCNERDVNVLKTGHPEFDDWRWVSYWYPIRNVVSFKRDVYRRVMKEFSPVVMSAQQRPLQRQNAAPHKRGKKRRRG, encoded by the coding sequence GTGATAGATGCCGATGGATTCCGTGCGAATGTGGGCATAGTGATTTGCAACAAAATGGGTCAAGTATTTTGGGCAAGACGTTATGGTCAACATTCATGGCAGTTCCCTCAAGGCGGAATTGATGAAGGGGAATCTGCTGAACAAGCTATGTACCGGGAGCTTCACGAAGAAGTAGGGCTGACACCGAAAGATGTCACCATTTTAAGTGTTACCCGTAACTGGCTTAGATATAAGCTGCCAAAGCGATTAATTCGACAAGGTAGTAACCCTGTTTGTATAGGGCAAAAACAAAAATGGTTCTTGTTGCAGCTAGATTGCAACGAGCGCGATGTTAATGTGCTTAAAACAGGTCATCCTGAATTTGATGACTGGAGGTGGGTAAGTTACTGGTATCCTATTAGGAACGTTGTATCGTTTAAGCGGGATGTTTACAGGCGGGTAATGAAGGAATTTTCACCTGTTGTTATGTCTGCCCAGCAGCGCCCTTTGCAGCGTCAAAACGCAGCGCCACATAAGCGTGGAAAAAAGCGCAGGCGTGGCTAA
- the ptsP gene encoding phosphoenolpyruvate--protein phosphotransferase: MLTTLKRIVQEMNQIPALDTALFRLASRVKHTLNVDSCSIYLADYEAQEFILKATDGLHPDAVEQVRIGFSEGLIGLVGQREEPLNIVNAHSHPRFKHYPEVKEEKYNAFLGTPIINQRRVLGVITLQQAEMRRFSEDEEAFLVTLAAQLALEITNADIRGALTLSNSPDNIAQQKHVHGIAGSPGLAIGKGVSPDKSINLKNWVVKRSKSPQDQIKLYRKGVEVTRGHVDTLSNRLDDAIPDDVKSIFQLYHHLLDANSLGREVEEKIRQGWDAASSLKMVVESYAARFRAMDDPYMQERAIDIVDLSDRILANILYEANGQKVTEKVITEASILVADEVSAPMLAEFPKDKLKGIISIRGSNNSHAAILARAMGVPAVMGCQNVTPALLEDKEILLDGYSGEVIVSPERNIKSEFIQLIEEESAIAEKIDAEADKPCESVDGCRMSLYINAGLSAEVELNAEQIGAGVGLYRTEIPFMLRERFPSEQEQVKLYRQVLEAAPELPITMRTLDVGGDKPLPYFPINEENPFLGWRGIRLTLDHPEIFLVQVRAMLRASVGLSNLQIMLPMISTVSEVQESKRLINQAFYEISDEIAESGQTLNKPKLGIMLEVPSVLYQLPQLAKHVDFFSVGSNDLTQYLLAVDRNNTRVADLYNSYHPAVLGALYDVVQKANQNQVPVTICGEIAGEPAGALLLMGMGYRRLSMNGFNLRKINWLIRKVTLDECKQLLSLALTSVSHEEVFVHLNQYLETKGLGGLIRAGA, from the coding sequence ATGTTAACAACGTTAAAACGTATCGTGCAGGAAATGAATCAAATTCCTGCTCTCGATACCGCATTGTTTAGGCTGGCCTCTCGTGTAAAGCACACCCTTAACGTAGACTCTTGTTCCATATATCTTGCCGATTATGAAGCGCAAGAATTCATACTTAAAGCCACTGACGGCCTTCATCCAGATGCCGTTGAGCAAGTACGCATAGGTTTTTCAGAGGGGCTTATTGGTCTTGTAGGGCAAAGAGAAGAGCCGCTTAACATCGTTAATGCCCATAGCCACCCTCGATTCAAACATTACCCCGAAGTAAAAGAAGAAAAATACAACGCCTTTTTAGGTACACCGATTATCAATCAAAGGCGAGTGTTGGGGGTGATCACACTTCAGCAAGCAGAAATGCGACGCTTCAGTGAAGATGAAGAGGCGTTTCTCGTTACCCTTGCAGCGCAATTAGCCTTAGAAATCACCAATGCCGATATTCGCGGTGCGTTAACGCTCTCAAACTCCCCAGATAACATTGCGCAACAGAAGCACGTGCACGGTATCGCGGGCTCACCGGGGTTAGCAATTGGTAAAGGGGTGTCGCCCGATAAGTCCATTAACCTCAAAAACTGGGTAGTAAAGCGCTCCAAATCCCCGCAAGATCAGATCAAGCTTTACCGCAAAGGGGTCGAAGTGACGCGGGGCCATGTCGATACATTGTCCAACCGCCTCGATGACGCTATTCCCGATGACGTAAAGTCTATCTTCCAGCTTTATCATCACTTACTTGATGCAAATAGCTTAGGCCGGGAAGTTGAAGAAAAGATTCGACAGGGGTGGGATGCGGCGTCGTCACTGAAAATGGTGGTAGAAAGTTACGCTGCCCGCTTTCGGGCCATGGACGACCCTTACATGCAGGAGCGTGCCATTGATATCGTTGACCTGTCAGACCGCATTCTTGCAAATATTTTATACGAGGCTAACGGCCAAAAAGTTACCGAAAAGGTAATTACAGAAGCCAGCATTTTAGTGGCTGACGAAGTTTCGGCGCCCATGCTTGCTGAGTTTCCGAAAGATAAGCTCAAGGGTATTATTTCCATTCGCGGTTCGAACAACTCCCACGCCGCCATTTTAGCAAGAGCGATGGGCGTGCCTGCTGTTATGGGCTGTCAGAACGTCACCCCAGCATTGCTTGAAGATAAAGAGATATTGCTTGATGGCTATTCCGGTGAAGTTATCGTTTCGCCCGAGCGCAACATTAAGTCTGAGTTTATTCAGCTGATTGAAGAAGAATCGGCCATTGCAGAGAAGATTGATGCAGAAGCCGATAAACCTTGCGAGAGCGTGGACGGCTGCAGAATGTCGCTTTACATAAATGCGGGCCTTTCTGCTGAAGTTGAACTCAATGCAGAGCAAATCGGCGCAGGGGTCGGCCTGTATCGTACCGAAATTCCCTTTATGCTTCGCGAGCGTTTTCCTTCAGAGCAAGAGCAGGTGAAACTCTACCGCCAAGTACTTGAGGCCGCGCCTGAGTTACCTATCACTATGCGTACTCTCGATGTGGGAGGGGATAAACCTTTACCGTACTTCCCGATTAATGAAGAGAACCCGTTTTTGGGGTGGCGAGGTATTCGTCTTACACTTGATCATCCTGAAATCTTCTTAGTTCAAGTGCGCGCAATGCTGCGCGCAAGTGTAGGGCTTAGCAACTTGCAAATCATGCTACCCATGATTTCTACGGTGTCTGAGGTACAAGAATCAAAGCGATTAATTAATCAGGCGTTTTACGAAATTTCTGATGAGATTGCGGAGTCGGGACAAACGCTAAATAAGCCTAAACTCGGTATTATGCTTGAAGTGCCTTCAGTGCTTTATCAATTGCCACAATTGGCAAAACACGTCGACTTTTTCTCAGTGGGTAGCAACGATTTAACGCAGTACTTATTAGCGGTAGATAGAAACAATACACGGGTTGCCGATCTGTACAACAGCTATCATCCTGCGGTATTGGGGGCGCTATACGATGTGGTGCAAAAAGCCAATCAAAATCAGGTCCCTGTTACTATCTGTGGTGAGATTGCCGGTGAACCTGCTGGCGCATTGCTACTAATGGGGATGGGCTATCGTCGCCTTAGTATGAACGGGTTTAACTTAAGAAAAATAAACTGGCTTATCAGAAAAGTAACGCTGGATGAATGTAAGCAGCTACTTTCGCTGGCGCTGACGTCTGTCAGCCATGAAGAAGTCTTTGTGCACTTAAACCAGTATCTTGAAACCAAGGGCCTAGGAGGCCTTATCCGAGCAGGTGCTTAG